A genomic region of Deinococcus humi contains the following coding sequences:
- a CDS encoding chemotaxis protein CheB: protein MPQLPLVVVGASAGGIPVLKTLLSRLPRDFPAAVLIVLHVARDFPSLLPDILDGVGPLPVRHPLDGESMQPGQVYVAPPDHHLIVEDDHVALTKGPKENHARPSINALFRSAAYLYGPSVIGVVLSGMLDDGVSGLYAIKRRGGQAVVQSPQDAEFNAMPLNALQEVEVDYVVAAQDMAPLLTALVREMPGGQNRMDERENQRLEIEVGIARGENALQLGVTELGAPSLLTCPECHGALVQFKEAGILRFRCHTGHGYSGSSLLSEITLELENKAYETLRVLEESLILMKRLGELCEQRGDLVGAEAFYNKIRKVGERTATIQALAQGTERLSGQQVEMRASDD, encoded by the coding sequence ATGCCTCAACTGCCACTTGTCGTGGTGGGAGCCTCTGCGGGTGGCATTCCGGTGCTCAAGACGCTGTTGAGTCGACTGCCCCGCGATTTCCCAGCCGCCGTCCTCATCGTCCTTCACGTCGCGCGTGACTTTCCCAGCCTGCTTCCTGACATCCTCGACGGAGTCGGTCCACTCCCCGTCCGTCATCCCCTGGACGGAGAGTCCATGCAGCCGGGTCAGGTCTATGTCGCTCCACCAGATCACCACCTGATCGTGGAGGATGACCATGTCGCCTTAACCAAAGGCCCCAAGGAGAATCACGCACGTCCCTCCATCAACGCGCTCTTCCGTTCTGCGGCCTACCTGTATGGCCCGTCAGTCATTGGGGTGGTGCTGTCAGGCATGCTGGACGACGGCGTCTCTGGCCTGTATGCCATCAAGCGTCGTGGCGGACAGGCAGTGGTTCAGTCGCCCCAGGACGCTGAATTCAATGCCATGCCCCTGAACGCCCTCCAAGAGGTAGAGGTGGACTACGTCGTCGCCGCGCAGGATATGGCTCCCCTGCTCACGGCACTGGTGCGCGAGATGCCCGGAGGACAGAACAGGATGGATGAGCGAGAGAACCAGCGGTTGGAGATCGAAGTGGGCATCGCCCGGGGCGAGAACGCACTTCAGCTTGGCGTCACAGAGCTCGGGGCACCGTCGCTGCTGACCTGCCCGGAGTGCCACGGTGCATTGGTGCAGTTCAAGGAGGCCGGAATATTGCGCTTCAGGTGCCACACCGGACACGGCTACAGCGGGAGCAGCCTGCTGTCGGAGATCACGCTGGAGCTGGAGAACAAGGCGTATGAGACACTGCGGGTGCTGGAGGAAAGCCTGATCCTGATGAAGCGCCTGGGCGAACTGTGCGAACAGCGCGGGGATCTAGTGGGCGCCGAAGCGTTCTACAACAAGATTCGGAAAGTTGGAGAGCGCACGGCAACGATCCAGGCGCTGGCCCAGGGCACCGAACGTTTAAGCGGACAGCAGGTGGAGATGCGAGCTTCGGACGACTAG
- a CDS encoding carbohydrate kinase family protein, with amino-acid sequence MTSRDLTILGNVNVDLIIGPLGDWPERGTEALVNEMQWRVGGNAGNAAVASMALGTDCAVVSTIGHDLAGEWLQQQLAAEQVTWLPHAGPTSVTVAVNHSDGERTFLTHLGHLATLEWEDLSPHIPASRFALLAGAFLTPALRRQYPEVLTYFEHRGTQVALDMGWPDGGYTIPLRQEVMGWLPQTRHLLINDLEARALTLETDLQRAAACLAAHLHPEGTVVIKCGADGVLLRHAGQANTHAAPTVKISDTVGAGDIWNAAYLHALSCGREIKAATEFAVQVASLAVSTNPRRYLPTQSF; translated from the coding sequence GTGACGTCCCGCGACCTGACTATCCTGGGCAACGTCAACGTGGACCTGATCATCGGTCCCCTTGGCGACTGGCCCGAACGGGGTACCGAGGCCCTGGTCAATGAGATGCAGTGGCGCGTCGGCGGAAATGCTGGAAACGCCGCCGTTGCAAGCATGGCACTCGGTACAGACTGTGCCGTGGTCAGCACCATTGGCCATGATCTGGCTGGAGAATGGCTGCAGCAACAGCTTGCTGCTGAACAGGTCACGTGGCTGCCCCACGCCGGGCCAACTTCGGTTACGGTTGCCGTGAATCACTCGGACGGCGAACGCACCTTTCTGACCCATCTGGGGCATCTGGCGACCCTGGAGTGGGAGGACCTGAGTCCTCACATTCCGGCCAGCAGATTCGCCCTGCTGGCCGGAGCTTTCCTTACCCCGGCCCTGCGCCGCCAGTATCCTGAAGTGTTGACGTATTTCGAGCACCGTGGAACGCAGGTGGCCCTCGACATGGGCTGGCCCGACGGGGGGTACACCATCCCACTGCGGCAGGAGGTCATGGGCTGGCTGCCGCAGACGCGTCACCTGCTGATCAACGACCTGGAGGCGCGCGCACTCACCCTTGAGACCGATCTGCAGCGCGCCGCCGCCTGCCTGGCCGCCCACCTGCATCCGGAGGGCACCGTGGTGATCAAGTGCGGGGCCGACGGTGTTCTGCTCCGGCATGCCGGGCAGGCCAATACACACGCAGCCCCAACGGTCAAGATCAGCGACACCGTGGGTGCAGGGGATATCTGGAACGCCGCTTACCTGCACGCCCTCAGCTGCGGAAGAGAAATCAAGGCTGCCACCGAGTTCGCCGTGCAGGTGGCCTCACTGGCGGTATCCACCAATCCCAGGCGCTATCTCCCGACTCAATCCTTCTGA
- a CDS encoding DUF899 family protein: MDPGKALLPMEKIATRLRGVVAAERRRLPMTPVENDTFMGDSGPVKLIDLFAGRSQLIVHHFMFSPAWDQGCPCCSDAADNAILHLAHLRPDDISFVRISRAPIEKLQAYSTRMGWTVPWVSTHDTTYN; this comes from the coding sequence GTGGACCCAGGCAAGGCACTTCTGCCTATGGAAAAAATTGCAACGCGCTTGCGTGGCGTGGTGGCTGCCGAACGTCGGCGCCTGCCGATGACACCGGTCGAAAATGACACGTTCATGGGCGATAGCGGCCCTGTAAAGCTCATTGACCTGTTTGCCGGGCGCTCGCAACTGATCGTGCACCACTTCATGTTCAGTCCGGCCTGGGATCAGGGCTGCCCATGTTGCTCGGACGCCGCCGACAATGCCATTCTCCATCTGGCACACCTCAGACCCGATGACATCAGCTTCGTGCGTATCTCCCGCGCGCCTATTGAGAAACTTCAGGCCTACTCCACGCGTATGGGCTGGACTGTCCCGTGGGTGTCCACTCATGATACGACGTACAACTAG
- a CDS encoding dihydrofolate reductase family protein, translating into MRKIIVTEFLTLDGVYEEATPWRAGYNANDGSFKRDELFESGALLLGRVTYEGFARYWPTASGTGEFGERMNSLPKFVATTTLTSLEWNATALEGDVVTAVEALKGQEGGPLLVYGSGTFVQTLLRHELVDELRLMVFPLVLGSGKRLFSGGDRLPMTLVSTRELGSGILLLTYAPDTAALHQGTPVPG; encoded by the coding sequence ATGCGCAAGATCATCGTGACCGAATTCCTGACCCTCGACGGGGTCTACGAAGAAGCTACTCCCTGGCGCGCGGGCTACAACGCCAACGATGGCTCGTTCAAGCGCGACGAGCTCTTCGAGAGCGGCGCCCTGCTGCTGGGTCGGGTGACCTACGAGGGCTTCGCCCGGTACTGGCCGACTGCCTCGGGTACCGGGGAGTTCGGCGAACGGATGAACAGTTTGCCCAAGTTCGTCGCCACCACCACCCTCACGTCCCTCGAATGGAACGCCACGGCGCTCGAAGGTGATGTGGTGACGGCGGTGGAAGCGCTGAAGGGGCAGGAGGGTGGGCCCCTCCTAGTTTACGGTAGCGGCACCTTCGTCCAGACGCTCCTGCGGCACGAGCTCGTGGACGAACTGCGCCTGATGGTGTTCCCACTCGTTCTTGGAAGTGGCAAGCGCCTGTTCTCCGGCGGAGATAGGCTTCCGATGACTCTCGTCTCGACACGGGAGCTAGGCTCAGGCATCCTCCTGCTAACCTACGCGCCCGATACTGCCGCTCTACACCAGGGCACACCAGTTCCAGGATGA
- a CDS encoding PIG-L family deacetylase, with protein MSSPAALLAVFAHPDDEALRCGGTLALYAARGAQVHLICLTRGEAGRNTDPELGDIDMPTQREQELRNACAALGIHPPIFLDYHDSGRGDRLRRDDPLATINADPGQMERQILEVIETTRPQIMVTFDPHGIYGHPDHLTAHRAATAAYASSGFRQVRVQRLFYTVQSREEMLRLQSGRSLGVLKGLDPETYAVCDSTIAARIDIRVHAARKRAALFSHRTQTGPLSTLGTLSNEQLSPLMATETFSLGGIRSPVLQYPMDDLFAGLDVEFSPPTLQEQSA; from the coding sequence ATGAGCTCCCCTGCTGCCCTGCTCGCCGTTTTCGCCCATCCGGACGACGAGGCACTGCGCTGCGGCGGAACCCTGGCCCTGTACGCCGCTCGGGGAGCGCAGGTTCATCTGATCTGCCTGACGCGCGGCGAGGCTGGTCGCAACACAGATCCTGAGCTGGGGGACATTGACATGCCCACCCAGCGTGAACAGGAACTCAGGAACGCCTGCGCCGCACTGGGCATCCATCCACCGATTTTCCTCGATTACCATGACAGTGGGCGGGGTGACCGGCTGCGCCGCGACGATCCTCTGGCGACCATCAATGCTGACCCCGGACAGATGGAACGCCAGATTCTGGAGGTGATCGAGACCACCCGTCCCCAGATTATGGTGACTTTCGATCCACATGGCATCTATGGGCATCCAGACCACCTGACTGCCCACCGTGCCGCCACCGCCGCATATGCCAGCAGCGGCTTCCGGCAGGTGCGCGTTCAGCGGCTCTTCTATACCGTCCAGAGCCGCGAGGAGATGCTGCGCCTCCAGAGCGGACGCTCTCTAGGCGTGCTAAAAGGATTGGATCCGGAAACCTACGCAGTCTGCGACAGCACCATTGCTGCTCGTATCGATATCCGCGTCCACGCGGCACGGAAACGGGCCGCGCTGTTCTCTCACCGCACTCAGACCGGCCCACTCAGCACTCTGGGCACCCTGAGCAACGAGCAACTGTCCCCATTGATGGCCACCGAAACTTTCAGCCTGGGTGGAATTCGCTCACCCGTGCTCCAGTACCCCATGGACGATCTCTTCGCGGGCCTGGACGTCGAATTTAGTCCTCCCACCCTGCAGGAGCAGTCTGCGTGA